CCTCCTTGTTCATCCTTTCCTTGATCCAGGCCTTTACCTCATCCCAGGTCTTGCCCACATACAGGAGGTTATTTTTGCCCCTCTTTCCAAAAAGCTGGTCAGGCTTGGCCACAAGCTTTTCTTCTTTCAACCAAGGGTTTTCATCTGCCAGTTTATCCATATTTGTATCTGGCCCGATAAGGACAGCCTTAGCTTCATATGTGATTTTTCCTCCAGAAAACTCTGGGAGTGTCTTTGCCATCAGCCTTTTTGCATCATATTCACGGATTCCTCTTTCCGCCATTTTAAACCACCTTCTTTTTTATCCATGGGAGAAGGCCGCCTGTCACCATGAGTTCCTTTTCCTTCCCCCCAAGATCATGTTTTACTCTATACTCTTCCCCTTTCGTGATATTTTTGAGCGGCATCTCACTGTCCAATAAACCCACCGATATTTCAAGTTTATCCCCCTGATCTATTTTGTCATAATCATCTGCATTTACAAACGTCAAGGGCACGATACCAAAGTTTATCAAATTTGCCCTGTGAATTCTGGCAAATGATTTTGCTATGACCGCCTTTATTCCAAGATATTTCGGGGCTATTGCAGCATGCTCCCTGCTCGAACCCTGGCCATAGTTTTCACCCCCTATGATGAAGCCCCCTCTCTTCTCCATCGCCCTGTTGTAAAACTCAGGGTCTACCATCGAAAATACATATTTTGATATTTCTGGTATGTTGCTCCTAAGTGGTAAAATTTTAGCTCCAGCAGGCATAATATGGTCTGTAGTGATGTTATCCCCCACTTTAATCAACACCTCTCCTTCAAACTTTTCTGGCAGCGGCGTAAATTCTGGAAGCGGCTTTATATTTGGCCCCCTTATGATTTCAATCCTGGCTGCCTCTTCAGGTGGAAGCGGCGGGATTATCATGTTATCGTTTACAATGAACCTGTCTGGAAGCTTTATGTCCGGGTAGATTCCCATGTCCCTCGGGTCAGTCAAAACGCCTTTTACGGCTGTAGCAGCCGCAGTTTCTGGACTCACAAGAAAAACGCCTGCATCTTTTGTACCGCTCCTCCCCTCGAAGTTTCTGTTATATGTCCTGACACTGACAGAGGCAGAAGGCGGAGCTCCACCCATGCCTATACACGGTCCGCATGCATTTTCGATTATGCGTGCGCCAGCATTTACCAGGTAATTATACTCGCCGCTTTCAACAAGATGCCCGACGACCTGGCGGGAGCCGGGGTTTATGAGCAATACAAGATTTGGCGCCACTGTATGCCCCTTCAGTGTTTGTGCTGCCGTCTTCATGTCTCTCAATGAAGAGTTGGTGCACGAGCCGATCGC
This is a stretch of genomic DNA from Candidatus Thermoplasmatota archaeon. It encodes these proteins:
- a CDS encoding aconitate hydratase, which translates into the protein MTLVRKILEKHLVEGKLEAGSEISIRIDQTLTQDATGTMACLEFEAMDIPRVKTELSVSYVDHNTLQTDFRNADDHRYLQSIAARYGLYFSRPGNGICHQLHLERFACPGKTLLGSDSHTPTAGGVGSLAIGAGGLNVAAAMAGETFTLKCPEVVGIRLTGRLPPWVSAKDVILELLRRVGVKGGMGKVFEYFGPGVKTLGIPERATITNMGTETGATTSIFPSDEVTRKWFEAQDRLEQWAQLEADDEDYDEIIEINLSELEPMVALPHSPGNVKPVKEIAGMEVQQVAIGSCTNSSLRDMKTAAQTLKGHTVAPNLVLLINPGSRQVVGHLVESGEYNYLVNAGARIIENACGPCIGMGGAPPSASVSVRTYNRNFEGRSGTKDAGVFLVSPETAAATAVKGVLTDPRDMGIYPDIKLPDRFIVNDNMIIPPLPPEEAARIEIIRGPNIKPLPEFTPLPEKFEGEVLIKVGDNITTDHIMPAGAKILPLRSNIPEISKYVFSMVDPEFYNRAMEKRGGFIIGGENYGQGSSREHAAIAPKYLGIKAVIAKSFARIHRANLINFGIVPLTFVNADDYDKIDQGDKLEISVGLLDSEMPLKNITKGEEYRVKHDLGGKEKELMVTGGLLPWIKKKVV